GAGATGTAATGAAGGAGTTATGATCAATTTACTAGAGGCATATCCATCCTGGTCGAGCATCGCAGAGTGACCTCTCAGAGCGACCTACCGAGGTCGCTCCCAGCCAGAGCGACTAGCTCAAGTCACTCCCAGCCAGAGCGACCATCTCAAGTCACTCGCGTTTTGACGGGTCGAGACACAAAGAAACGCGTCGGGAGTGACCTCCTGGAGCGACTATGCTAGGTCACTCCGCGTGTTTTGCTTGGACGATTTTTATGTTATTTCAGGGGCCTTTTGGTCATTTGTTTTGATGTTTTTACACTTTCTAAACCTAAGTTAAAGACTTTTTGTAAGATTGGGAGGCAGATAATCTCTTTTCTAGAGAAGAANNNNNNNNNNNNNNNNNNNNNNNNNNNNNNNNNNNNNNNNNNNNNNNNNNNNNNNNNNNNNNNNNNNNNNNNNNNNNNNNNNNNNNNNNNNNNNNNNNNNNNNNNNNNNNNNNNNNNNNNNNNNNNNNNNNNNNNNNNNNNNNNNNNNNNNNNNNNNNNNNNNNNNNNNNNNNNNNNNNNNNNNNNNNNNNNNNNNNNNNNNNNNNNNNNNNNNNNNNNNNNNNNNNNNNNNNNNNNNNNNNNNNNNNNNNNNNNNNNNNNNNNNNNNNNNNNNNNNNNNNNNNNNNNNNNNNNNNNNNNNNNNNNNNNNNNNNNNNNNNNNNNNNNNNNNNNNNNNNNNNNNNNNNNNNNNNNNNNNNNNNNNNNNNNNNNNNNNNNNNNNNNNNNNNNNNNNNNNNNNNNNNNNNNNNNNNNNNNNNNNNNNNNNNNNNNNNNNNNNNNNNNNNNNNNNNNNNNNNNNNNNNNNNNNNNNNNNNNNNNNNNNNNNNNNNNNNNNNNNNNNNNNNNNNNACTTGATCACCCAAGGTCTAATCCCTATGCCCATGAGTTCTTTTTTCCCTTAGTCAAGAAAGTATCATTCTGTTATTGCTTTTTAGTTTTAGTCATAGCTTAAAACTCATCTAAATCATTGGTTGCACTTAGATTAAGTGAGTACTTGCATTCTCATTGCTTTGATATCCCTCAGAACTGGTTCGACAATCACTATACTACAACATTTGTCTTAGGAACTTGAAAACTCTTAACATCAGAAAGCAAAAGGCAAATCAAGAGTGTGGTACAACAACAATCTCTTCTTTTCAGTCATTATCCGCATTTGTATGGAGAAGCATTACAAGAGCAAGAAAGTTACCAAATGATCAAGAAACTACTTGCAGGCTTGCTGCAGGCAATAGATCAAAAATGGACCCACCACTGCCCAAGAACTACTTTGGTGTGTACATCTCTCTAGTGAAAACGACTGCTAAAGTAGGTAACCTCTTACAGAATGAGTTTGGATGGGCTGCTTTAAAGCTACATCGAGGTGTAGTTGAACACACTGACAAGAAGATCTCTTAAGACATGGAGCAATGGTTGAAGTCTCCTTCTAATAATCGATTTTTCTATACAAATATAGTTCATATGGGAAGCTCACCGTGGTTTAACAAGTATGGAAGTGAGTTTGGAATGGGGAAAGCGGTTGCGGTTAGAAGCGGTTATGGCAATAAGGTTGATGGGAAGGTATCAGCTTATCCGCGAAGAGAAGGAGGAGGAAGCATTGATTTAGAAGTGTGTCTTCTTCCAGAGTTTATGGAAGCTTTAGAATCAGATCAGGAGTTCATGTCCCTTGTCTCTTCTTCTTCATCCTGTTAGCTTCTGTTTGTTGTCTGATCTTTATTTTAAGTTACATTTCTTAGCATTACCATCAAACAGCCTTTAAGTATTATAATAAGATCAATAAACTTCTCAAGAGTAAACAAAGAAAGAAGCAAAAGAGACATTGAAAGAAACAAAAGAAACAAAATGGTTTCTTCTTCTTCATCATCTGAAGCAAAGATCATCTCCCAATGCTTTGTCAAACCCAAAACAGTATCTGAAACATCAAAAGATCCATACAATTTATCACCAACGGATCATGTGATGCTCTCATTCCAGTACATCCAAAAGGGTCTTCTCTTTCTCAAACCATCTGATGGTGCAATCAAATCACAAGACTTCATGGAGACTTTGCTGCAAAAGCTCAAAGACTCTCTAGCCACAGCACTTGTCCATTTCTATCTCCTCTCAGGTCGCCTCTCGACTTCGAAAACCGATGATGCAAGTTCATATTCAGTGTTTGTGGACTGTAATAACAGTCCTGGAGCTGGATTTATCCATGCCAAATCAGATCTAAGGGTGGGAGACATTGTTGGGTCCAAGTATGTTCCATTGGTCGCTCAATCTTTCTTTGATCATCACAATGAAGTGAATGGCCAAGGTCATACCATGAGTCTCTTATCAATCAAGGTACATGTACCTTAGATCCAAAGAAGTTACATTATATATATATATCAAACTCATGTAATCTCTTTTAGAGTTCTGTAGGTAACAGAGTTGTTAGATGGAGTTTTTATAGGACTGTCTATGAATCATTCGATTGCAGATGGAGTTTCCTTCTGGCATTTCTTCAATTCGTTGTCTGAGATCTTCAGTTCTCAAGAAACCATTGACAATAACATCAAACTGTTTTGTCTCAAGAATCCTCCAATCTTGAGACAAGTGTCCACCGGTTCTGTTTACAGCCTTCCCTGCAGTGAATCTCCCAAGTCAAATCCTCGGTTCCAGACACCGGTTTTGAAGGAGAGGATGCTCCATTTCTCATCAGAAGCAGTGAGATCACTCAAGTCAAAGGCGAATCAAGATTGTGGAACAACAATGATCTCTTCTTTGCAGTCTTTAACCGCATTTATATGGAGAAGCATTACAAGAGCAAGAAAGTTACAAAGTGATCAAGAAACTACTTGCAGGTTTGTTGCTGACAGTAGACCAAGAATGGTTCCACCACTGCCTATGAACTACTTTGGTGTTCACATCTCTCTAGTGAAAACGACTGCTAAAGTAGGTAACCTGTTGGAGAATGAGTTTGGATGTGCTGCTTTAAAGCTGCATCATGCTGTAGTTGAACACACTGGCGAAAAGATCTGTTCCGAGATGAAACGACGGTTCAATCCTCCTTGTGCTTTGCCATCAGAGACGTTTTATGATCCGACCATTGTTCAT
This genomic interval from Brassica oleracea var. oleracea cultivar TO1000 chromosome C2, BOL, whole genome shotgun sequence contains the following:
- the LOC106327441 gene encoding uncharacterized acetyltransferase At3g50280-like produces the protein MVSSSSSSEAKIISQCFVKPKTVSETSKDPYNLSPTDHVMLSFQYIQKGLLFLKPSDGAIKSQDFMETLLQKLKDSLATALVHFYLLSGRLSTSKTDDASSYSVFVDCNNSPGAGFIHAKSDLRVGDIVGSKYVPLVAQSFFDHHNEVNGQGHTMSLLSIKVTELLDGVFIGLSMNHSIADGVSFWHFFNSLSEIFSSQETIDNNIKLFCLKNPPILRQVSTGSVYSLPCSESPKSNPRFQTPVLKERMLHFSSEAVRSLKSKANQDCGTTMISSLQSLTAFIWRSITRARKLQSDQETTCRFVADSRPRMVPPLPMNYFGVHISLVKTTAKVGNLLENEFGCAALKLHHAVVEHTGEKICSEMKRRFNPPCALPSETFYDPTIVHMGNSPRYDNYGCQFGMGKAVAVRSGYNDKYDGKVSAYPGREGGGSIDLEVCLLPEFMEALESDQEFMSLVSPSSG